In a genomic window of Halalkalibacillus sediminis:
- a CDS encoding SprT family protein has protein sequence MNDQELNKKTMELSDAFFGLSFTGEARFNYRLRTTGGRYIPSEGVIEINPKYLEELGYEELDGIIKHELCHYHLHQQGKPFNHRSREFRELLKATGSPRFCKRLPSEDTKFNYIYFCKECNKQYSRKRRINLNKYRCGKCRGELLMKE, from the coding sequence ATGAATGATCAAGAGCTGAACAAAAAAACGATGGAGCTATCTGATGCATTTTTTGGGTTATCTTTTACAGGGGAAGCTCGATTCAATTATAGATTAAGAACTACAGGTGGAAGATACATCCCCTCTGAAGGAGTCATAGAGATTAACCCTAAGTATTTAGAAGAACTAGGGTACGAAGAATTAGACGGCATCATTAAGCATGAGCTATGCCATTACCATTTACACCAGCAAGGGAAGCCGTTCAATCATCGTAGCCGTGAATTCAGAGAACTTCTGAAAGCTACAGGGTCTCCAAGATTCTGCAAACGATTACCTTCAGAAGATACTAAGTTCAACTATATTTATTTCTGTAAAGAGTGCAATAAACAATATTCAAGAAAAAGAAGGATCAACTTGAATAAATATCGGTGTGGCAAATGTCGTGGGGAACTATTAATGAAAGAATAG
- the cmpA gene encoding cortex morphogenetic protein CmpA, with the protein MPKWFMSQLRKAYQTKNLQQIKMLNQCWFFYRDRNIKL; encoded by the coding sequence ATGCCTAAGTGGTTCATGAGTCAATTGAGAAAAGCTTATCAAACAAAGAATCTACAACAAATTAAAATGTTGAATCAATGCTGGTTCTTTTATCGTGATAGGAATATCAAATTATAA
- a CDS encoding Tex family protein yields MTELAVENQQIIQIVSKQLKLKEQNVKSVIVLLDEGNTVPFISRYRKEQTNNLDEMEVQSIKETYDYQVQLHKRKEEVIRLIDEQGKLTEELKNDLLKAEKLQQVEDLYRPYKQKRRTRATIAKEKGLEPLAKQIWEQTGIDLNAEAVQYFSEEHELNEVEDVLAGASDIIAEWISDEPSYREKIRKLTYDKGSLQTEMKKNAEDEKGIFQMYYEYHEPVVKTAPHRVLAMNRGEKEKVLKVMIEPPEEMIMDFLHRSIIKSGGEEKAFLENAIEDSYKRLIQPSIERDIRSTLTEGAEEHAIDIFAKNLKNLLLQPPLKGKTILGVDPAFRTGCKLAVVDETGQMKSVDVIYPTAPKNDVAGAEKKLMKVFEDYPIELIAIGNGTASRETEQFIAEMIGKHNLDVAYLIANEAGASVYSASKLAREEFPDLQVEERSAVSIARRVQDPLSELVKIDPKSIGVGQYQHDVSQKKLNDSLTFVVESAVNQVGVNVNTASSSLLQYISGLNKTVANNIVKYRMEEGKFTNRKQIKDVPRLGAKTYEQAIGFLRVMEGDEPLDATSIHPESYKATKQLLKRLGLSSEGLGSETLNKQLDLENLTKLTEELDIGKLTLEDIVEDLKKPNRDPRDEHPKPLLKTNVLAMEDLEQGMELQGTVRNVVDFGAFVDVGVKQDGLVHISKLSNRFVKNPLDVVAVGDIVTVWVDEVDTKRERIALTMVPSGK; encoded by the coding sequence TTGACAGAATTAGCGGTTGAAAACCAACAAATCATACAAATAGTCAGCAAGCAGCTGAAATTAAAAGAACAGAATGTAAAAAGTGTCATCGTTTTATTGGATGAGGGGAATACTGTTCCATTCATTTCAAGATATAGAAAAGAACAAACGAATAACTTAGATGAAATGGAAGTCCAATCGATCAAAGAGACCTATGATTACCAAGTTCAGTTACATAAGCGAAAAGAGGAAGTCATTCGCTTAATTGACGAGCAAGGGAAATTAACAGAAGAGCTGAAAAACGACTTATTGAAAGCGGAAAAACTTCAACAAGTAGAAGATTTATACCGCCCTTATAAACAAAAACGTAGAACAAGAGCTACGATTGCCAAAGAAAAAGGTTTGGAGCCTTTGGCTAAACAAATTTGGGAACAAACAGGAATTGACTTGAACGCTGAGGCGGTGCAGTATTTTTCGGAAGAACACGAATTGAATGAAGTTGAAGATGTATTAGCGGGCGCTAGTGATATTATTGCTGAATGGATCTCGGATGAACCATCTTACCGTGAGAAAATTCGTAAGTTGACGTATGATAAAGGTTCTTTGCAAACAGAAATGAAGAAAAACGCTGAGGACGAAAAAGGTATTTTCCAAATGTATTATGAATACCACGAACCTGTGGTGAAAACAGCTCCTCACCGTGTACTAGCAATGAACCGCGGAGAGAAAGAAAAAGTGCTGAAGGTCATGATTGAGCCACCTGAAGAAATGATAATGGACTTCTTACATCGTTCAATCATCAAAAGTGGTGGGGAAGAGAAGGCTTTTCTAGAAAATGCAATTGAAGATAGTTACAAGCGACTCATTCAGCCTTCTATTGAGAGGGATATTCGTTCTACTTTAACTGAAGGTGCCGAGGAACATGCGATTGATATTTTTGCTAAAAACCTCAAGAACCTTCTTTTGCAACCTCCATTGAAAGGAAAGACGATCCTAGGCGTTGACCCGGCATTCAGAACAGGTTGTAAACTTGCTGTCGTAGATGAGACGGGACAAATGAAGAGTGTTGACGTAATCTATCCAACTGCCCCTAAAAATGATGTGGCTGGAGCAGAAAAGAAATTAATGAAAGTATTCGAAGATTATCCTATCGAGTTAATTGCTATTGGGAACGGAACAGCTTCGAGAGAAACTGAGCAATTCATCGCGGAAATGATTGGTAAGCATAATCTGGATGTTGCTTACTTAATTGCAAATGAAGCTGGCGCGAGTGTTTATTCAGCCTCCAAATTAGCGCGTGAAGAATTCCCTGATCTTCAAGTAGAAGAAAGAAGTGCAGTATCAATTGCACGAAGAGTCCAAGATCCACTTAGTGAGTTAGTGAAAATAGACCCTAAATCGATCGGTGTCGGCCAATACCAACATGATGTCAGCCAGAAGAAATTGAACGATTCATTGACGTTTGTAGTAGAATCGGCCGTTAACCAAGTAGGAGTTAATGTCAACACAGCATCATCGTCATTACTCCAGTATATTTCAGGATTGAATAAGACTGTAGCGAATAACATTGTGAAATACCGTATGGAAGAAGGAAAATTCACGAATCGAAAGCAAATTAAGGACGTTCCACGATTAGGAGCTAAAACCTATGAGCAAGCAATTGGCTTCTTAAGAGTGATGGAAGGCGACGAACCATTGGATGCAACTTCCATTCACCCTGAAAGCTATAAAGCGACCAAACAATTATTGAAACGCTTAGGCTTGTCTTCAGAAGGGTTGGGTTCAGAGACATTAAATAAACAACTCGATCTAGAGAACCTTACTAAACTCACAGAGGAACTTGATATTGGTAAGCTAACATTAGAAGATATTGTTGAAGATCTGAAGAAACCAAATAGAGACCCAAGAGATGAACACCCTAAACCATTGTTAAAGACGAATGTCTTGGCTATGGAAGACTTAGAGCAGGGAATGGAACTACAAGGAACTGTGCGCAATGTCGTTGATTTCGGCGCGTTTGTTGATGTTGGGGTGAAGCAAGACGGATTAGTACACATTTCTAAACTCTCTAACCGTTTTGTGAAAAATCCACTAGACGTAGTAGCTGTGGGAGATATTGTAACAGTCTGGGTTGATGAAGTAGATACAAAAAGAGAACGGATTGCTCTTACAATGGTCCCTTCAGGTAAATAA
- a CDS encoding SpoIIE family protein phosphatase, producing MIDRKDHMEVATFQKPKKGNYYSGDRFFYLENKNYFIGALADGLGSGEMAKASADVAMDVIQENHHQSLEVIFDKCNEALIGTELRGCVLSIIKLDFTTNTYCYASVGNIGVITLFNDGKKHRSIPVSGYLSGIKRKVKVHEHPLKENTVFFLFSDGVNERTLTKDFYSHQSMQLTVDWYENQLGDYMDDDTTLVAMKYLG from the coding sequence TTGATAGACCGCAAAGACCATATGGAAGTTGCAACTTTTCAAAAACCAAAAAAAGGAAACTACTATTCGGGAGACCGTTTTTTTTATTTGGAAAACAAAAATTATTTCATTGGTGCCCTTGCAGATGGCTTAGGTAGTGGTGAAATGGCTAAGGCTTCAGCAGATGTAGCGATGGACGTAATTCAAGAGAATCACCATCAATCGTTAGAAGTTATTTTTGATAAATGCAATGAAGCACTTATCGGCACAGAATTGCGTGGTTGTGTGCTCTCCATTATAAAACTTGATTTCACAACTAATACTTATTGTTATGCATCAGTTGGAAATATCGGTGTAATTACTCTATTCAATGACGGTAAAAAACATCGTAGCATTCCCGTTTCTGGGTATTTATCCGGAATCAAACGAAAAGTGAAAGTCCACGAACACCCCTTAAAAGAAAACACCGTATTTTTCCTTTTCTCTGATGGCGTGAATGAAAGAACACTAACAAAGGATTTTTATTCACATCAATCGATGCAACTCACGGTAGATTGGTATGAGAATCAACTAGGTGATTATATGGATGATGACACGACGCTCGTCGCTATGAAATATTTAGGGTGA
- the sigB gene encoding RNA polymerase sigma factor SigB — MTTKSQHHSNDEDIYELINYLREHPNDESTQEKIVLKYENLVHSIAKKYSKNSPIHEDLVQVGMLGLMAAIKRYDDSFGKSFESFAIPTIIGEIKRFIRDKTWSVHVPRRIKELGPKIKKANEELTNMYQDSPSVQQIADYIGVTEEEVLETMEMGKSYNALSADRKIEADSDGSTVTILDLVGSQEQGYEKVNHQMIIEKIMPLLSEREQEILKCTYFDNLSQKETGERLGLSQMHVSRLQRRALRKLRESISEEDLEVLF, encoded by the coding sequence GTGACGACCAAATCTCAACATCACAGTAATGACGAAGATATTTATGAACTAATAAATTATCTTAGAGAGCACCCAAATGATGAATCTACTCAAGAGAAGATTGTGCTGAAATATGAAAACCTAGTTCATTCTATAGCAAAAAAATATTCTAAAAACAGTCCGATTCATGAAGATTTGGTGCAAGTAGGAATGTTAGGTTTAATGGCTGCGATCAAAAGGTATGATGATTCTTTCGGGAAATCCTTTGAGTCATTTGCGATTCCTACGATTATTGGTGAAATCAAGCGCTTTATTCGTGATAAAACCTGGAGTGTGCACGTTCCGAGAAGAATCAAAGAATTAGGTCCTAAAATCAAGAAGGCAAATGAAGAACTGACTAATATGTATCAGGATTCACCTTCTGTTCAACAAATTGCCGATTATATCGGGGTAACCGAAGAAGAAGTACTAGAGACGATGGAAATGGGTAAAAGTTATAATGCCCTTTCAGCAGACAGAAAAATCGAGGCTGATTCTGATGGCAGTACTGTAACTATTCTTGATCTTGTAGGTTCACAAGAACAAGGGTACGAAAAAGTGAATCATCAAATGATCATTGAAAAGATCATGCCTCTCTTAAGCGAACGAGAACAAGAAATATTGAAGTGTACTTACTTTGATAACCTTAGCCAAAAAGAGACTGGCGAACGTCTCGGTCTATCTCAGATGCATGTTTCCAGGTTGCAACGTAGAGCGCTACGTAAATTGCGTGAGTCCATATCAGAAGAAGACCTGGAGGTTTTATTTTGA
- the rsbW gene encoding anti-sigma B factor RsbW: MQEPFDFVEVKLPAKSEYVGVLRLTVSGVANRMGFSFEDIEDLKVAISEAITNAVKHAYFEEDTGEVTIGFGMYENRLEVMVADHGGSFDLKEVKEAIGPYSDGDPVDDMREGGFGLFLIDALMDKVEITNNHGVIVLMTKFLQENEVGRSDDQISTSQ, encoded by the coding sequence ATGCAGGAACCATTTGATTTTGTCGAAGTGAAGTTGCCTGCAAAGTCAGAATATGTGGGCGTATTGAGATTAACTGTTTCGGGGGTCGCTAATCGAATGGGATTCTCGTTTGAAGATATTGAAGATTTGAAAGTTGCTATTTCAGAAGCTATAACAAATGCAGTAAAACACGCATACTTTGAAGAGGATACGGGAGAAGTAACTATAGGGTTTGGAATGTATGAGAATCGCCTTGAAGTCATGGTTGCCGACCATGGTGGAAGCTTTGACCTTAAAGAAGTGAAAGAAGCGATTGGGCCGTATAGCGATGGTGACCCAGTAGATGACATGCGTGAGGGAGGTTTCGGTCTTTTCTTGATAGACGCTCTGATGGATAAAGTAGAAATTACAAATAACCATGGCGTAATTGTATTGATGACCAAGTTTTTGCAGGAAAATGAGGTGGGGCGCAGTGACGACCAAATCTCAACATCACAGTAA
- a CDS encoding STAS domain-containing protein, protein MNLHIDDFQDGNQTIVKLTGEIDAYTAPQLKGKLLELVEEPGAEVHVDMQKVNYMDSTGLGVFISALKASKEKESTFKLVNLQENVYRLFNITGLNEVIDIENTVRGGM, encoded by the coding sequence ATGAATTTACATATCGATGATTTTCAAGATGGAAATCAAACGATTGTAAAGCTTACGGGTGAAATTGATGCCTATACAGCACCACAATTAAAAGGAAAATTATTAGAGCTTGTTGAAGAGCCGGGAGCTGAAGTTCATGTAGATATGCAAAAAGTTAACTATATGGATAGTACTGGCCTAGGAGTATTTATCAGTGCTTTAAAAGCTTCGAAAGAGAAGGAAAGTACGTTTAAATTGGTGAATTTACAAGAAAATGTTTATCGCCTCTTTAACATTACTGGATTGAACGAAGTCATCGATATTGAGAATACTGTCCGAGGTGGTATGTAA
- a CDS encoding PP2C family protein-serine/threonine phosphatase, translating into MSSLQEDMSNYKQLLEQYLQTKNEEILYRAEQFSKSSIQKNISPDEIVNVHYQAMLDLIPDLDDNVKDSFYFLIETMISYGLAYQEYQVLREKQLELKAEIDVAANMQNTLLQSHIPKNDGLDIGAKSIPAKQMNGDYYHFVQDPENNVGIAIADVIGKGVPAAFCMSMIKYAMESFPENRMYPKMILELLNRVVERNVEQGMFVTMFYGLYDVHDHHFYYASAGHEPGFIYRADKDEFEEIQAKGLLLGVEQEMRYKQYETPIGEDDFIVLLTDGVTECRQGDRFIEQEEVLDAIRSNRHLPANEIVDNVYKQFERLQGFELRDDFTLVIIKRNH; encoded by the coding sequence ATGAGCTCATTACAAGAGGATATGTCCAATTATAAGCAACTATTAGAACAGTACTTACAAACCAAAAATGAGGAAATCCTGTATCGAGCAGAACAATTCAGTAAGTCATCCATACAGAAGAATATATCACCGGATGAAATCGTAAACGTCCATTATCAGGCGATGCTAGATTTAATTCCGGATCTTGATGATAATGTTAAGGACTCATTTTATTTCTTGATTGAAACAATGATCTCTTACGGTTTGGCTTATCAGGAGTATCAAGTGTTACGTGAAAAACAATTAGAGTTGAAAGCAGAGATCGACGTTGCTGCTAATATGCAAAATACTCTTCTGCAGTCGCACATACCGAAGAATGATGGGCTAGATATTGGAGCAAAATCCATACCTGCAAAACAAATGAACGGGGATTACTATCATTTTGTACAGGATCCAGAGAACAACGTAGGAATTGCCATAGCGGATGTTATAGGTAAGGGAGTTCCTGCGGCTTTTTGCATGTCCATGATTAAGTATGCGATGGAAAGTTTTCCTGAAAATAGAATGTACCCCAAGATGATCTTAGAGTTATTGAATCGCGTCGTAGAAAGAAATGTGGAACAAGGTATGTTCGTCACGATGTTTTATGGTCTCTATGATGTACACGATCACCATTTTTATTACGCTTCTGCTGGTCATGAACCTGGTTTCATTTATCGTGCTGATAAAGACGAGTTTGAAGAAATCCAAGCAAAAGGGTTGCTTCTTGGTGTTGAACAAGAAATGCGTTACAAACAATATGAGACGCCGATCGGGGAAGATGATTTCATCGTACTCTTAACTGACGGAGTGACGGAATGTCGACAGGGTGACCGATTCATTGAACAAGAAGAAGTACTGGATGCCATTCGTAGTAATAGACATTTACCTGCAAATGAAATTGTAGACAACGTGTATAAACAATTTGAACGTTTACAAGGATTCGAATTAAGAGATGACTTTACTCTAGTCATAATTAAAAGAAATCACTAA
- a CDS encoding anti-sigma regulatory factor: MKETLSCVPIKQEWDIVGARQAGRNFASNLGFGSVDQARIATAISELARNIYLYAGKGEVIFEEVQGQTPVGLKIIAADEGAGIQDISKVMEDGYSTSGGLGAGLPGVKRLMDEFDIVSSEKGTVIKIIKWLR, encoded by the coding sequence ATGAAGGAGACTCTATCCTGTGTACCAATAAAGCAAGAGTGGGATATCGTCGGGGCAAGACAAGCCGGTAGAAATTTTGCATCCAACTTAGGGTTTGGTTCCGTGGACCAAGCTAGAATTGCCACCGCTATTTCTGAATTGGCAAGAAATATTTATTTATATGCAGGAAAAGGTGAGGTCATTTTCGAAGAAGTACAAGGACAAACTCCGGTGGGGCTTAAAATAATTGCAGCTGATGAAGGTGCCGGAATTCAAGATATCTCCAAAGTAATGGAAGATGGCTATTCAACATCAGGTGGTTTAGGAGCTGGTTTACCAGGTGTCAAAAGACTGATGGATGAATTCGACATCGTATCAAGTGAAAAAGGGACGGTCATTAAAATAATAAAATGGCTTAGATAA
- a CDS encoding STAS domain-containing protein, producing the protein MRIPILKLHDYLLISIQTELDDQTAMDFQEDLLNKIHSTGAIGVVIDLTSVEIIDSFIAKVLGDVVSMADLMGAQVVFTGIQPAVSMTLIDLGIHLQDVPTALDLEQGLSKLKQELEEK; encoded by the coding sequence ATGAGAATTCCTATTTTAAAATTGCATGACTACTTGTTGATTTCCATTCAAACTGAACTTGATGATCAAACAGCGATGGACTTTCAAGAAGATCTTTTAAATAAAATACACTCTACAGGTGCCATTGGAGTTGTAATAGATTTGACTTCAGTAGAAATCATCGACTCCTTCATTGCTAAGGTATTAGGTGATGTAGTATCGATGGCAGACTTAATGGGCGCACAAGTTGTTTTCACAGGAATTCAACCTGCAGTGTCCATGACTTTGATCGACCTTGGAATTCATCTTCAAGATGTTCCTACGGCTTTGGATTTAGAACAAGGGTTATCAAAGCTTAAACAGGAATTGGAGGAGAAGTGA
- a CDS encoding STAS domain-containing protein has product MSVDVRSIVLENKEKIENKWLSQLDQTRLQDYTSTISTDLIEEQNREFVSVIFSTIEKDNSYDHINQFSERIVNLGWPLGYLTEGMQTFRTVSINVILNAVEEESKEVFLQVMQDVNNWVDPIKNQLINEYSSNWNNTVSLQRVALQELSAPLIPVMEGITVLPLVGTIDTDRAKTIMENLLDGVIKHRSSVVLIDITGVPVVDTMVAHHIIQAAEAVRLVGATCILVGIRPEVAQTIVNLGIDLSKFPTKSSLKKGFESALEMTDRYIVSTKKQMDEAENILDSIGKE; this is encoded by the coding sequence GTGAGCGTGGATGTCAGAAGTATTGTGCTGGAAAATAAAGAAAAAATTGAAAATAAGTGGTTAAGTCAATTAGATCAAACAAGACTACAAGATTATACATCTACGATTTCAACTGATTTGATAGAGGAACAAAATCGGGAGTTCGTAAGTGTCATTTTTTCGACAATTGAAAAAGATAATTCGTATGATCATATCAACCAATTTTCTGAGAGAATCGTAAACTTAGGTTGGCCATTAGGATATCTGACTGAAGGGATGCAAACTTTCCGCACAGTCAGCATCAATGTGATCTTAAATGCAGTTGAAGAGGAAAGTAAAGAAGTCTTTCTTCAAGTTATGCAAGATGTAAATAATTGGGTTGACCCTATTAAAAATCAACTGATTAACGAATATTCTAGTAACTGGAATAACACGGTTTCACTTCAAAGAGTGGCACTTCAGGAATTATCAGCTCCATTAATACCAGTAATGGAGGGCATCACAGTCCTGCCACTTGTTGGAACGATTGATACTGACCGGGCGAAGACGATTATGGAGAATTTACTGGATGGTGTAATCAAACATCGTTCAAGCGTAGTTTTAATAGACATTACAGGTGTGCCTGTTGTTGATACTATGGTCGCTCACCATATCATTCAAGCTGCTGAAGCTGTTCGTTTAGTTGGCGCAACGTGTATTCTTGTGGGAATTCGTCCTGAAGTTGCCCAAACAATTGTGAACTTAGGTATTGATTTATCTAAATTCCCTACAAAGAGCTCTCTGAAAAAAGGGTTTGAGTCAGCGCTTGAGATGACCGACCGTTACATTGTTTCAACAAAAAAACAAATGGATGAGGCAGAAAACATCCTAGATTCTATTGGGAAGGAGTAA
- a CDS encoding type II toxin-antitoxin system PemK/MazF family toxin, which yields MYVKRGDVFYADLTPVVGSEQGGVRPVLIIQNNIGNRFSPTVIVAAITAQIQKAKLPTHVEIDSEKYGFERDSVVLLEQIRTIDKQRLTDKITTLDEYLMNQVDDALQISLGLLDL from the coding sequence TTGTACGTAAAACGAGGCGACGTCTTTTATGCAGACCTTACCCCGGTGGTAGGATCTGAGCAAGGCGGTGTTCGCCCAGTGCTTATTATCCAAAATAACATTGGAAATCGTTTTAGTCCGACTGTTATAGTGGCAGCGATCACTGCACAAATTCAAAAAGCAAAATTACCAACACATGTAGAAATAGATTCAGAAAAATATGGTTTTGAACGTGATTCAGTTGTATTATTAGAACAAATACGTACAATTGATAAACAGAGATTGACAGATAAAATCACGACGCTTGACGAATACTTGATGAATCAAGTTGATGATGCATTACAAATTAGTCTAGGCTTATTAGATTTGTAA
- a CDS encoding antitoxin — protein sequence MAETSEEIMVKLPVSLLNECDHLVEVESEESDRNTVILQALHSYVKSEKARKIKESMRRGYVEMKNINLDIASEAFQAEEEAEITLERLVSGV from the coding sequence ATGGCAGAAACATCAGAAGAAATTATGGTTAAGCTTCCTGTTTCTTTATTAAATGAGTGTGATCATTTAGTCGAAGTAGAATCTGAAGAATCGGATCGTAATACGGTTATTCTTCAAGCGCTTCACAGTTATGTAAAATCGGAGAAAGCTCGTAAGATCAAAGAATCAATGCGCCGTGGTTATGTAGAGATGAAAAATATCAACCTGGATATTGCATCTGAGGCTTTCCAAGCTGAAGAGGAGGCTGAAATCACTCTAGAGCGCTTAGTGAGTGGGGTGTAA
- the alr gene encoding alanine racemase: MTTEPFYRDTWAEVDLSAIRNNVKVLHDHYNGEKKIYAAVKADAYGHGEIEVAEAALEAGADALAVAILDEAIRLRMYFKDIPILVMGWIRPEDAPVAARNRIIATAFQSEWIRAASEYLKDEKLDIHLKIDSGMGRIGIRTFEEAYDVIKEVNDSSLNITGVFTHFSTADETDDSYYKVQLERFRGLYSKLKAYLPETVEVHTGNTAAAFRYPEDTFDGVRFGIGMYGLYPSEDVASATRKPLIQAFSLHTELIHVKKVSEDEGISYGATYRTTDNEWIGTIPIGYGDGWIRKLQNFEVLIEGEFVPIVGRICMDQCMIRLPREYPVGTRVTLIGRSRDQEVTVDDIATYLETINYEIPCMFNRRIPRIYRK, encoded by the coding sequence ATGACTACAGAACCTTTCTATCGAGATACTTGGGCAGAAGTTGATCTATCGGCTATTCGTAATAATGTGAAGGTATTGCACGATCATTATAATGGTGAGAAGAAAATCTATGCCGCAGTGAAAGCTGATGCTTACGGGCATGGTGAAATAGAAGTTGCTGAAGCAGCCTTAGAAGCGGGTGCGGATGCTCTTGCAGTGGCAATTCTTGATGAAGCTATTCGCTTACGAATGTATTTTAAAGATATTCCTATATTAGTAATGGGGTGGATCAGACCTGAAGATGCCCCGGTTGCAGCTCGAAATAGAATTATAGCAACAGCCTTTCAATCTGAGTGGATTCGTGCAGCTAGCGAATATCTAAAGGATGAAAAGTTGGATATCCATCTTAAAATCGACTCAGGAATGGGACGAATAGGTATAAGAACGTTCGAAGAAGCGTATGATGTTATTAAGGAAGTTAATGACAGTAGCCTTAATATTACTGGAGTCTTCACACACTTTTCGACAGCAGACGAAACGGATGATTCCTATTATAAGGTCCAATTGGAACGATTTCGAGGCTTATATTCTAAGTTGAAAGCGTACTTGCCAGAAACAGTAGAAGTGCACACGGGCAATACTGCTGCGGCTTTTCGCTATCCTGAGGATACGTTTGACGGAGTAAGGTTTGGAATAGGTATGTATGGTTTATATCCGTCAGAAGATGTTGCATCTGCCACAAGAAAACCTTTAATTCAAGCTTTTTCGTTGCATACTGAGCTAATTCATGTTAAAAAGGTAAGTGAAGATGAAGGAATCAGTTACGGAGCTACATATCGTACCACAGATAATGAGTGGATCGGGACGATACCCATCGGTTATGGAGATGGCTGGATAAGGAAACTTCAAAATTTTGAAGTTTTGATTGAAGGAGAATTTGTTCCGATTGTAGGTCGAATATGCATGGATCAATGTATGATTCGGTTACCCCGCGAGTATCCCGTTGGTACAAGAGTTACCCTAATCGGCAGAAGTAGAGATCAAGAAGTTACTGTCGATGATATCGCTACATATTTGGAAACCATTAACTATGAAATTCCATGTATGTTTAATCGTCGCATTCCTAGAATTTATCGGAAATGA
- a CDS encoding LolA family protein, with amino-acid sequence MKRKLVLLLVILFMTSLLAACGEESVDDVLQSLNKQAEETNSFKATVNMSMNTGEENQNYDVEVWHKKDDFYKVIMHNTNDDKGNQIILRNEEGVFVLTPSINKSYKFQNDWPRNHSQPYLFTSLVDDINQDSEREFKKTENYYVFKVQTNYKGNQQLPTQEIYFHRKTYDPALVKVFNAEGEKKVEVDFTEYEENPTIEDGEFDTERNLAEGAISVPTISELEAEEEFSVYYPFTTPEGTSLDTEEFVDFEEGERVILSFEGSKPFTIIQEKYDSYPTNLTVPVYASGEMVDLGVTVGLMDNHSLEWQQDGMKFVLASDSLTVDEMVEVAKSVQSNSMK; translated from the coding sequence ATGAAACGAAAGCTAGTGCTTCTCTTAGTTATTTTATTCATGACAAGCTTGCTAGCAGCATGCGGAGAAGAATCGGTTGATGATGTATTACAGTCTCTGAACAAACAGGCAGAGGAAACGAATAGTTTCAAGGCTACTGTAAATATGTCGATGAACACAGGGGAAGAAAATCAGAACTATGATGTAGAAGTTTGGCACAAGAAGGATGATTTCTATAAAGTTATCATGCACAATACGAATGATGACAAAGGGAATCAAATTATTTTAAGAAACGAAGAAGGTGTCTTTGTCCTAACTCCTTCGATTAACAAAAGCTATAAGTTTCAGAATGACTGGCCAAGAAATCATAGCCAGCCCTACTTATTCACTTCTTTAGTCGACGACATCAACCAAGATTCTGAGCGAGAATTCAAGAAGACAGAGAATTATTATGTGTTCAAAGTTCAAACCAATTATAAAGGTAATCAACAATTACCTACTCAAGAAATCTATTTCCATCGAAAAACATATGATCCAGCTTTAGTTAAAGTATTCAATGCTGAAGGGGAAAAGAAAGTCGAAGTTGATTTCACTGAATATGAGGAAAACCCAACAATTGAAGACGGTGAATTCGACACTGAAAGAAACCTTGCTGAAGGAGCGATCAGTGTACCGACAATCAGTGAATTAGAGGCAGAAGAAGAGTTTAGCGTTTACTACCCATTCACGACTCCTGAAGGAACTAGTTTAGATACTGAGGAATTCGTAGATTTCGAAGAAGGTGAAAGAGTTATCCTATCTTTTGAAGGATCGAAACCTTTTACGATTATCCAGGAAAAATATGATTCTTACCCCACTAATCTGACTGTCCCTGTATATGCGTCAGGTGAAATGGTAGACCTAGGGGTTACAGTCGGCTTAATGGATAACCACTCTTTGGAATGGCAACAAGATGGGATGAAATTCGTTTTAGCCAGTGATAGTCTGACAGTTGACGAAATGGTTGAAGTTGCGAAATCCGTTCAAAGCAATTCGATGAAATAG